The following are from one region of the Coffea eugenioides isolate CCC68of chromosome 2, Ceug_1.0, whole genome shotgun sequence genome:
- the LOC113762689 gene encoding desiccation-related protein PCC13-62-like, with amino-acid sequence MALLLSYKPQTVVFMILMVSCTASTASFSPQPCKPTFPQKSLPLYEKDIELLQFPVNLEFLEAEFFLWGALGRGLDVVEPELPNEGPPPIGAQKANLDLLTKNIITEFAYQEVGHLRALRDTVGLFPRPQLDLRAENFAKLFDEAFGYKLDPPFNPYSNSLNYMLASYVIPYVGLVGYVGTNPLLQGYRAKRLLAGLLGVESGQDAVIRMYLYERAKEVVYPYNQTVAEFTIRISKLRNKLGKDGIKDEGIFVPLKLGAEGRTSSNVLSANSYSISYERGPEEILRIVYGTGNEHVPGGFYPKGGNGKIAREFLKKY; translated from the exons ATGGCTCTTCTTTTATCATATAAGCCCCAAACAGTCGTGTtcatgatcttgatggtgtctTGCACAGCATCCACTGCATCATTTTCCCCTCAACCTTGCAAGCCAACTTTTCCACAAAAATCACTTCCACTATACGAGAAAGACATTGAACTGTTGCAGTTTCCAGTGAATCTAGAGTTCTTGGAAGCAGAATTTTTCTTGTGGGGTGCCTTGGGCCGTGGACTCGACGTGGTTGAGCCTGAATTGCCCAATGAAGGTCCTCCTCCCATCGGTGCCCAAAAAGCCAATCTTGATCTTCTTACAAAGAACATTATCACTGAATTTGCCTATCAAGAAGTTGGCCATCTCAG GGCGCTTAGAGATACGGTAGGTTTGTTCCCAAGGCCACAGCTGGACCTCCGTGCTGAAAACTTTGCAAAGCTCTTTGATGAAGCATTTGGATACAAACTCGACCCTCCGTTCAACCCCTACAGTAACAGCCTCAACTACATGTTGGCATCTTATGTAATTCCCTATGTAGGACTAGTAGGCTATGTTGGCACAAATCCCTTACTCCAAGGCTATCGAGCCAAGCGT CTTTTAGCCGGACTTCTAGGAGTTGAATCAGGCCAAGATGCAGTAATCAGAATGTATCTCTATGAACGAGCTAAAGAAGTGGTGTACCCTTACAATCAAACAGTTGCTGAATTTACTATTCGCATTTCAAAGCTGAGAAACAAGTTGGGCAAGGATGGCATCAAGGACGAAGGGATCTTTGTCCCACTGAAGCTAGGCGCTGAAGGACGGACTTCAAGCAACGTTTTATCTGCCAATTCCTACTCTATCTCATATGAGAGGGGTCCAGAGGAGATACTGAGGATTGTTTATGGCACTGGTAATGAGCATGTTCCAGGAGGATTCTATCCTAAGGGAGGCAATGGAAAGATTGCCAGAGAATTCCTCAAGAAATACtga